A region from the Methanomassiliicoccales archaeon genome encodes:
- a CDS encoding MtaA/CmuA family methyltransferase, with product MTPRDRVLDALKGKQHDRPPVAVFTQSATMGQMDALGVSWPEAHYDVDMMVKLGAGQATVFGFEAVRAPFCLTAEAESMGLTCDKGRKDRTPMLKGHPYAIEDEPTIMPVDQFLKSGRAAIAQQAITKMKALYGAEYPIIAGNTGPFTLAGHMVSTENLVLYIMVEPELVHKWVKAVNVICKGYSQALADAGADVVQMSEPSASTDLLSPDMFNEYAGTYLADSLAPVKGATGVLHICGNTTDILNNMINTGCKALSVEEKVVPEEGVKIVNKRAVLIGNVGVVNPLLQGTPADVLAHGKRCAAAGFDIVSPGCGLSALIKDENLAALVKAVKG from the coding sequence ATGACTCCAAGGGACAGAGTACTAGATGCATTGAAGGGCAAGCAACATGACAGGCCGCCGGTCGCGGTCTTCACCCAGAGCGCCACGATGGGACAGATGGATGCGCTCGGTGTCAGCTGGCCAGAAGCACACTACGACGTTGACATGATGGTCAAGTTGGGTGCGGGACAGGCCACGGTATTCGGGTTCGAGGCCGTCAGGGCCCCGTTCTGCTTGACCGCCGAGGCCGAGAGCATGGGATTGACATGTGACAAGGGGCGCAAGGACAGGACCCCGATGCTTAAGGGACACCCCTATGCGATCGAGGACGAGCCCACCATTATGCCCGTAGATCAGTTCCTGAAGAGCGGCCGTGCCGCCATCGCCCAGCAGGCCATCACCAAGATGAAGGCCCTGTACGGCGCCGAATATCCGATCATCGCCGGGAACACTGGACCGTTCACCCTGGCAGGACACATGGTCAGTACCGAGAACCTCGTGCTGTACATCATGGTCGAGCCAGAACTGGTGCACAAGTGGGTCAAGGCCGTCAACGTCATATGCAAGGGATATTCCCAGGCATTGGCCGACGCCGGAGCCGACGTAGTGCAGATGTCCGAGCCGTCCGCCAGCACAGACCTGCTGTCCCCGGACATGTTCAACGAGTACGCAGGTACATACTTGGCCGATAGCCTGGCCCCAGTGAAGGGCGCTACTGGCGTTCTGCACATCTGCGGTAACACCACCGATATCCTGAACAACATGATCAACACTGGATGCAAGGCTCTGTCTGTTGAGGAGAAGGTCGTTCCGGAAGAGGGTGTCAAGATCGTCAACAAGCGTGCCGTCCTGATCGGTAACGTCGGTGTGGTCAACCCGCTTCTGCAGGGTACCCCGGCTGATGTCTTGGCTCACGGAAAGCGCTGCGCTGCCGCCGGCTTCGACATCGTCTCGCCTGGATGCGGCCTCTCCGCCCTGATAAAGGACGAGAACCTGGCTGCGCTGGTCAAGGCCGTAAAGGGCTAA
- a CDS encoding hydantoinase/oxoprolinase family protein — MERKLGLGLDTGGTYTDAAVVDMSTLEVLAKAKSPTTYHDLSIGVLRAIDGVLGMKTFDISEIVFIGLSTTLATNSILTGKGGKVGLIGIGWTPQPEFKSGADMEVFITGGHGVWAQQQAPLDLKALKKAIEEMKDEVDSFVVSSHFSVYNPEHERDAAKLIKEMTQMPVVMGHQLTSQLGVPERTVTSVLNARLLPVIDEFLDGVERSIQERGITATILVFKGDGTLMNIEMARERPVETILSGPAASLMGGKILCNEENCIVVDIGGTSTDIAYLDEGFPRISKEGAIVGRWRTRVKAIDIWTVGLGGDSHVVSDQRGMFKIGPERVVPLAIASSSFPGLKEKMKATSETNYYTHVERGTSKLTSRERAVYDFVKVNPISTLEEIRGGVPDVFTYRDVVKRLKDRGFLQMTGLTPTDFMHVQGFFDRFDMEAALLGVQFMANWGNMSLDDFVGSFNYEMITRVGEEIMRKVVLDEAGEIPENVGFNYLLRSSVQGNKGSTIQMTTRMDRPLVGIGAPTHIYLPPLEKRMDVKVIIPKHHDVGNAVGAVCSQISETITVQVFPDKDNRFFVLGPFGPPVTYGHVEQAVGSARRQAEEYVKNRAYEAGAENIRVRSDIYEQKFYGGINVEGEQTAWVEVTARATGEPRMMIKPKRSD; from the coding sequence ATGGAAAGAAAACTAGGATTAGGTCTGGATACGGGTGGTACCTATACGGATGCAGCTGTGGTGGACATGTCCACATTGGAGGTACTCGCCAAGGCAAAATCTCCGACGACCTATCACGATCTTTCCATTGGGGTCCTAAGGGCCATCGACGGCGTGCTGGGGATGAAAACTTTTGATATTTCTGAGATAGTGTTCATAGGCCTCTCCACCACCTTGGCCACAAATTCCATACTCACGGGCAAAGGGGGAAAGGTCGGCCTTATCGGGATCGGTTGGACCCCTCAGCCCGAGTTCAAGTCCGGAGCGGACATGGAGGTGTTCATCACTGGTGGGCACGGCGTTTGGGCTCAGCAGCAGGCGCCTTTGGACCTGAAAGCTCTTAAGAAAGCCATCGAGGAGATGAAAGATGAGGTCGATTCCTTCGTCGTATCCAGTCATTTCAGTGTTTACAATCCCGAGCACGAGAGGGACGCCGCGAAATTAATCAAGGAGATGACCCAGATGCCGGTGGTCATGGGCCACCAGTTAACTTCGCAGCTGGGCGTGCCTGAGAGGACCGTGACATCGGTGCTGAACGCACGTCTGCTCCCGGTCATCGACGAGTTCCTGGACGGAGTGGAGCGCTCGATACAGGAAAGAGGGATAACCGCCACCATACTGGTGTTCAAGGGCGATGGGACCTTGATGAACATCGAGATGGCAAGGGAGAGGCCGGTGGAGACCATACTATCCGGGCCGGCGGCCAGCCTGATGGGCGGAAAGATCCTTTGCAATGAGGAGAACTGCATAGTGGTGGACATCGGAGGGACGTCCACCGACATCGCATATCTGGACGAGGGTTTCCCACGCATTTCCAAGGAAGGTGCCATTGTAGGCCGTTGGCGTACCCGGGTAAAGGCCATCGATATTTGGACGGTAGGGTTGGGAGGCGACTCCCATGTGGTCTCGGATCAAAGGGGAATGTTCAAGATCGGTCCGGAACGCGTGGTGCCGTTGGCAATAGCATCTTCCAGCTTCCCCGGGTTGAAGGAGAAGATGAAAGCCACCAGCGAGACCAACTACTACACCCATGTGGAGAGAGGAACCAGCAAGCTCACCTCTCGTGAAAGGGCGGTCTATGATTTCGTCAAGGTCAACCCGATATCCACTCTGGAGGAGATCAGGGGCGGGGTCCCGGATGTGTTCACGTACCGGGATGTGGTGAAAAGGCTGAAGGACCGGGGCTTCCTGCAGATGACCGGTCTTACCCCCACGGATTTCATGCACGTGCAGGGATTTTTCGACCGTTTCGATATGGAAGCGGCGCTGCTAGGGGTACAGTTCATGGCCAATTGGGGGAACATGTCCCTGGACGATTTCGTGGGATCCTTCAATTACGAGATGATCACCAGGGTCGGTGAGGAGATCATGAGGAAAGTGGTCCTGGATGAGGCCGGAGAGATACCGGAGAATGTCGGTTTCAATTATCTACTGCGTTCCTCGGTGCAAGGGAACAAGGGCAGCACCATACAGATGACCACACGCATGGACCGGCCTCTGGTGGGGATCGGAGCGCCCACGCACATATACCTGCCCCCGCTCGAGAAACGCATGGACGTCAAGGTGATCATCCCTAAGCACCACGATGTCGGCAATGCCGTGGGGGCTGTCTGTAGCCAAATATCAGAGACCATCACCGTTCAGGTCTTTCCGGACAAGGACAACCGCTTCTTCGTTCTCGGCCCTTTCGGGCCGCCGGTGACATATGGTCACGTAGAACAGGCGGTGGGTAGCGCCCGAAGGCAGGCCGAGGAGTACGTGAAGAATCGTGCATACGAGGCCGGGGCCGAGAACATCCGGGTGCGAAGCGATATCTACGAACAGAAGTTCTACGGCGGCATTAACGTGGAAGGTGAACAGACCGCTTGGGTCGAGGTGACAGCAAGGGCCACCGGGGAACCGCGTATGATGATTAAGCCTAAGCGTTCGGATTAG
- a CDS encoding winged helix-turn-helix domain-containing protein, which produces MSGKNMSSNDASIEKELGQLKEKVEELSLELRHVIALLHTSQTVTSNRSDLFDLLRGEAREKAATRLDSGMTKRCDMRKECRSRFMGFLDDNMDLLDLPRIDEEDINVRIELLESIKAKGILGRCDGCFTEVGTLFQQQMDLMRSLKLYRSREDMRSSIYTLPEMEVVKTLLEPLSNGQRLSILKSLAKTPRSFSELSSLTSLRGGNLLFHLQRLMTSGMISQRSGRGDYALSERGMKALEMINDLYQRTLNTEDVRLANGEAKRTPERSLKVGQMDDIYVEKGRMGPSPPANSLNSENGHARQTVSK; this is translated from the coding sequence GTGTCTGGGAAGAACATGAGCTCCAATGACGCTTCCATCGAAAAAGAACTAGGTCAGTTGAAAGAAAAGGTGGAGGAGTTAAGTCTGGAGCTCAGGCATGTGATCGCACTGCTGCATACATCTCAGACCGTTACTTCTAACAGATCGGACCTGTTCGATCTATTGAGGGGGGAGGCCAGGGAGAAGGCCGCCACTCGCCTTGACTCGGGAATGACCAAGCGATGCGACATGCGCAAAGAATGTCGATCCAGGTTCATGGGATTCCTAGACGATAATATGGATCTGCTTGACCTCCCCCGGATCGATGAAGAGGATATAAACGTTAGAATCGAACTGCTTGAATCAATAAAGGCAAAAGGCATTCTAGGCAGATGCGACGGTTGTTTCACAGAGGTGGGAACGCTGTTCCAACAGCAGATGGACCTCATGCGTTCGCTAAAGCTCTATAGAAGTCGGGAGGACATGCGTAGCAGTATTTACACCCTACCGGAGATGGAAGTGGTAAAGACTCTCCTGGAGCCTCTATCCAACGGTCAACGGTTGTCCATCCTGAAATCATTGGCCAAGACGCCCCGGTCCTTTTCCGAATTATCATCCCTGACAAGTTTGAGGGGGGGAAATCTGTTGTTCCATCTACAGCGTCTGATGACATCCGGGATGATCTCACAGAGGAGCGGTCGGGGCGATTACGCGTTGTCCGAGCGAGGTATGAAGGCCCTTGAGATGATCAATGACCTATACCAAAGGACGCTCAATACCGAGGACGTTCGTTTGGCCAATGGTGAGGCGAAAAGGACGCCTGAACGCTCGCTCAAAGTGGGGCAGATGGATGATATATATGTAGAAAAGGGTCGCATGGGTCCATCTCCTCCCGCAAATTCTTTAAATTCAGAAAATGGTCATGCTCGGCAAACGGTGTCGAAATGA
- a CDS encoding cobalamin-dependent protein (Presence of a B(12) (cobalamin)-binding domain implies dependence on cobalamin itself, in one of its several forms, or in some unusual lineages, dependence on a cobalamin-like analog.) — translation MANMDALIEIVVKGKIKEAKGATQALLDGGVTAREIIFDGLSKAMEVVGEKYEKKEYFLPQVLLSAQTLYQGLNVALPKLDAASAAAAGRIVICVVEGDVHDIGKNICKALLTGAGNTMFDLGRDVPLKDIVQKAKDEDVQIIATSTLMTPTLAGMKEIEKMLAEAGLKGKIKTMVGGGATSADFAKSIGADGWGYDANEAVQVAIGLLKK, via the coding sequence ATGGCAAACATGGACGCATTGATCGAGATAGTTGTCAAGGGAAAGATCAAGGAGGCAAAGGGTGCCACCCAGGCTCTCCTCGACGGCGGAGTTACCGCCCGTGAGATCATTTTCGACGGTTTGAGCAAGGCTATGGAGGTCGTTGGTGAGAAGTATGAGAAGAAAGAGTACTTCCTGCCCCAGGTCCTTCTGTCCGCTCAGACCCTGTACCAGGGATTGAACGTGGCCCTTCCGAAGCTGGATGCCGCATCCGCTGCAGCCGCTGGAAGGATTGTCATCTGTGTCGTCGAGGGTGACGTGCACGATATCGGCAAGAACATTTGCAAGGCCCTGCTGACCGGCGCAGGAAATACCATGTTCGACTTGGGCCGCGACGTGCCCCTGAAGGACATAGTGCAGAAGGCCAAGGACGAGGACGTCCAGATCATCGCTACCTCGACCCTCATGACCCCCACCCTGGCGGGCATGAAGGAGATCGAGAAGATGCTGGCCGAGGCTGGTCTAAAGGGCAAGATAAAGACCATGGTAGGCGGCGGTGCCACCTCCGCGGACTTTGCCAAGAGCATCGGAGCCGATGGATGGGGCTATGACGCCAACGAGGCTGTCCAGGTCGCCATCGGTCTGTTGAAGAAGTAA
- the amrS gene encoding AmmeMemoRadiSam system radical SAM enzyme — MTTIESDIPETVFHRARWGIEGTPAGECALCPHHCMLREGEVGICRTRGVIQGEMRAFNYGRVCAQAVDQIEKKPIYHYRPGSKLLSLGTFGCNLDCDCCQNAALASAGLEGIDCPERTAEEMVAFAVQKDVQGVAFTFNEPIIWNEFVTDVALLARKSNLYTMMNSNGFIEIEPLKEIASVVNVFKVDVKGFTEEFYRRHCGGSLAPVLRTCEYLYGNGNHLELAYLIIPGLNDKVDELNAFFQWVKDDLGSYVPLHLYRFMPAHRLSHLPSTSMDAMRAAKDMAERAGLNFVYLSGMVEGDEHRTSCPKCGLVVIERMAKEVSEKIVYSRERLSKFCPSYSDIIDRTVEGKCPECGQIICRLL, encoded by the coding sequence ATGACGACTATTGAATCGGACATACCAGAAACGGTCTTCCATCGAGCACGGTGGGGCATAGAGGGAACTCCCGCCGGGGAGTGTGCGCTCTGCCCTCACCATTGCATGTTGAGAGAAGGTGAGGTGGGCATATGCCGCACTCGGGGCGTAATACAAGGTGAAATGCGGGCCTTCAATTACGGCAGGGTGTGCGCCCAGGCCGTGGACCAGATAGAGAAGAAGCCCATTTACCACTACCGACCCGGTTCCAAGCTGCTTTCCCTGGGCACCTTCGGATGCAACCTGGACTGTGATTGCTGCCAGAACGCCGCCCTGGCGTCCGCAGGGCTCGAAGGGATCGATTGTCCGGAGAGGACAGCGGAGGAGATGGTCGCATTCGCCGTGCAGAAGGATGTGCAGGGGGTGGCCTTCACATTTAACGAACCCATCATTTGGAACGAGTTCGTGACGGACGTAGCCCTACTGGCCCGTAAATCTAATTTATACACGATGATGAACAGCAACGGCTTCATTGAGATAGAGCCGCTAAAGGAAATAGCCTCGGTGGTGAACGTGTTCAAGGTGGATGTGAAAGGGTTCACAGAGGAGTTCTATCGTCGACATTGCGGGGGCTCGCTGGCGCCGGTGCTTCGGACATGCGAGTACTTGTACGGGAACGGAAACCATCTGGAACTCGCTTATCTGATCATCCCCGGTCTTAACGATAAGGTCGATGAATTGAACGCTTTCTTCCAATGGGTCAAGGACGATTTAGGTAGCTATGTGCCATTACATCTTTATCGATTCATGCCAGCGCATAGGCTCTCCCATTTACCATCGACCAGCATGGATGCGATGAGGGCCGCCAAGGATATGGCTGAGCGTGCGGGTCTGAACTTCGTTTACCTGAGCGGTATGGTCGAGGGGGACGAGCATCGTACATCGTGCCCCAAGTGCGGCCTTGTGGTTATCGAGAGGATGGCGAAGGAGGTCTCCGAGAAGATCGTCTACAGCAGGGAGCGGCTTAGCAAATTCTGCCCTTCTTATTCCGATATAATCGATAGAACGGTGGAAGGGAAGTGCCCCGAATGCGGTCAAATTATCTGTCGTTTATTATGA
- a CDS encoding SDR family oxidoreductase codes for MKGKNIVGRRVCITGGAGFIGSHIASALAEENEVIVIDDLSSGKRENLKGVKAELLTGSIRDVDLVHGAMEGVDYVFHHAAIASVPRSVDDPISSNQVNVCGTLRVLMEAKAARVRKVVFASSSAIYGDAPSPIKFEDDLPMPISPYAVTKLTGEHYCRNFWLNYGLPTCSLRYFNVFGPRQDPNSQYAAVIPRFIEMANKGEPLTIYGDGEQTRDFVHVSDVVQANVLAALDTEHNGEVFNVARGEPITINQLAEMVLKPFGKDVQGNVLHQPAREGDIRYSLADITKTMTGLNYSPQVTVQKGLGQLLGDPV; via the coding sequence ATGAAAGGGAAAAATATAGTTGGACGCCGGGTCTGTATAACCGGCGGCGCCGGTTTCATCGGTTCGCATATAGCATCCGCTCTGGCGGAGGAGAACGAGGTCATCGTTATTGACGACCTATCTAGCGGCAAGCGTGAGAACCTGAAGGGGGTCAAGGCCGAACTCTTGACCGGGAGCATCAGGGACGTCGATCTGGTGCATGGGGCCATGGAGGGTGTGGATTACGTATTCCATCATGCGGCCATCGCGTCTGTGCCGCGAAGCGTGGACGATCCCATCTCGAGCAATCAGGTCAACGTCTGCGGGACATTGCGTGTCCTGATGGAGGCCAAGGCGGCCAGGGTAAGAAAGGTGGTGTTCGCCTCATCCTCGGCCATCTACGGGGACGCTCCGTCTCCGATCAAGTTTGAGGACGACCTCCCAATGCCCATCTCTCCCTACGCGGTCACCAAGTTGACCGGGGAGCATTATTGCAGAAATTTCTGGCTGAATTACGGTCTGCCGACCTGCAGTTTGCGCTATTTCAACGTTTTTGGGCCTCGTCAGGACCCCAATTCCCAGTACGCCGCGGTCATCCCCCGCTTCATAGAAATGGCCAATAAGGGCGAACCTCTGACCATTTACGGGGACGGGGAGCAGACCAGGGACTTCGTTCATGTAAGCGATGTGGTCCAAGCAAACGTGTTGGCGGCGTTGGACACCGAACACAACGGTGAGGTATTCAACGTGGCCCGAGGAGAACCGATCACCATCAATCAACTGGCTGAGATGGTTTTAAAGCCGTTCGGAAAGGATGTACAGGGCAATGTACTGCACCAACCTGCCCGGGAAGGGGATATCCGGTACTCGCTGGCCGATATAACCAAGACCATGACTGGATTGAATTACTCGCCGCAGGTCACAGTTCAGAAAGGTCTCGGTCAGCTCTTGGGTGACCCGGTCTAG
- a CDS encoding metallophosphoesterase: MRQLEIAPGLLITNDRCAILSSSDTLILGDLHLGVEASLELEGLQLPRAQSLTMRQRIESIIEDHHPKRIVVLGDLKHEFSRNLDEEWREVRGMLEYLGSLAQVTVVRGNHDNFLANITSRLGLDLVDRLELDGYHLVHGHTAVTERPLIQGHEHPSIRLFDGIGGYLKLPAFLHFFQERVLVLPAFSPLAAGNDINKMTSDDMLSPGLKGADLEGADIYGCSDIGLIRLGRKGDLQRGRDRAP; encoded by the coding sequence ATGCGCCAACTCGAGATCGCTCCGGGATTGCTGATCACCAACGACCGCTGCGCAATTCTTAGCTCTTCAGATACCTTGATCCTGGGAGATCTTCACCTGGGCGTCGAGGCCAGCTTGGAACTGGAAGGTTTGCAGCTACCCCGGGCTCAAAGCCTGACGATGAGACAGAGGATCGAATCGATCATAGAGGACCACCATCCTAAACGGATCGTGGTGCTGGGAGACCTCAAGCATGAGTTCTCCCGCAATCTGGACGAGGAGTGGCGGGAGGTACGGGGTATGTTGGAGTACCTCGGTTCGTTGGCCCAGGTGACCGTGGTCCGGGGCAATCATGATAACTTTCTGGCCAACATAACCTCCCGCCTGGGTCTGGACCTGGTTGACAGGTTGGAGCTGGACGGTTATCACCTGGTGCACGGGCACACCGCGGTGACCGAAAGACCTTTGATACAAGGGCACGAACATCCTTCCATACGATTGTTCGACGGCATAGGCGGTTATCTGAAGCTTCCAGCCTTCCTGCATTTTTTCCAGGAAAGGGTGCTGGTTCTACCGGCCTTCAGCCCTTTGGCGGCAGGGAACGACATCAATAAGATGACCTCCGACGACATGCTCTCCCCCGGTCTGAAAGGGGCGGACCTGGAAGGTGCGGATATCTACGGTTGCAGCGACATCGGTCTTATCCGTTTAGGTCGAAAAGGGGACCTTCAACGGGGAAGGGACAGAGCGCCATAA
- a CDS encoding ribonuclease H-like domain-containing protein: MIKRTFLHLSGIGQVKERRLWESGVLSWEEFIQRDSVEGVSSKRKTVMDQELEASSECWERGQTEYFCKLLPSGQHWRMFQRLKEDAAYLDIETNGLGPWAIITMISVHRGEKTTTLIRGQDLDVDSVRRSLEGAKMMVTFNGSTFDLPMIEREFPFAVPRVPHYDLRHACPKVGLRGGLKHVEVELGYRRPQEIEYVTGEEAVYLWRLWEKKGSENALNLLRRYNQEDTRNLVPIAETVYRLLTEKVLKECSL; this comes from the coding sequence ATGATCAAGCGCACCTTCCTGCATCTATCAGGCATTGGACAAGTGAAGGAGCGCCGATTATGGGAGAGTGGAGTGCTATCCTGGGAGGAATTCATCCAAAGGGATAGCGTAGAGGGCGTATCCTCCAAACGAAAGACGGTGATGGACCAGGAGCTGGAGGCCTCCTCGGAATGTTGGGAACGGGGTCAGACCGAATATTTCTGCAAACTGTTGCCTAGCGGGCAGCATTGGCGCATGTTCCAACGATTGAAGGAGGACGCGGCTTACCTGGACATCGAGACCAATGGACTGGGGCCGTGGGCGATCATCACCATGATATCAGTTCACCGGGGTGAGAAGACCACCACCCTGATCCGAGGGCAGGACCTTGACGTGGATTCTGTCCGACGTTCCTTGGAGGGAGCCAAGATGATGGTCACCTTCAATGGAAGCACGTTCGATCTGCCGATGATCGAACGGGAGTTCCCTTTCGCCGTACCCAGGGTTCCGCACTATGACCTAAGGCACGCTTGCCCCAAGGTCGGTCTGCGTGGAGGACTGAAGCACGTGGAGGTGGAACTGGGCTATCGTCGTCCGCAGGAGATAGAATACGTGACCGGCGAGGAAGCGGTATACCTCTGGCGATTGTGGGAGAAAAAGGGCAGTGAGAACGCTCTCAACCTTTTACGTCGCTATAATCAAGAGGACACCAGGAACCTCGTGCCCATAGCCGAGACGGTATACCGGCTTTTAACGGAGAAGGTGCTAAAGGAGTGCTCGCTGTGA